The genomic window CTCCCATGCGACCAACCATCTTCGCATAGGATTCGATGATTGGCTTTGCCTTGTCGAACGTCGCCTGGTCGCCACCGACCATCACGGTCAGCGCGCCGTTTTCGGCGCCTGCCTGGCCGCCCGACACCGGAGCATCGAGAAAACCGAAGCCCTTGTCGCTGGCCACCGCGGCAAGCTCCCGCGCGACTTCTGCAGAAGCAGTCGTGTTGTCGATGAAGATCGCGCCTGCTTTAACACCATGGAAAGCACCGTCGGGACCTGTGGTCACAGCGCGCAGATCATCGTCATTTCCGACGCAGCTGAAAACGAAATCGGCATCCTTGGCGCATTCGGCCGGCGTCGGCCGCGATGCCCCGTTGAACTCGGCGGCCCACCTTTCCGCCTTGGCGGCGCTGCGGTTATATACCGTGACTTCGTGGCCACCACGATTCTTCAGGTGACCGGCCATGGGATAGCCCATGACGCCAAGACCGATGAAAGCGACTTTCGCCATTGCGTTCTCTCCTCATTCAAATTCAAGCCGAGCCGGCAGACGCGTTGCCAACCTGCTTAGGTGCCAACCGGAAATAGATCAATGAAGCGTGCGCTCAAAGTCCTCATTGCACTGACATTCGCGGTGCTGCCCTTGGCGCTTCTCGCCGCTGGTCTCGGTGTCGTGTGGCTCGCCCGCTCGCTGCCGCCTGCAGCAGGCACGATCCAGATGGCGGGCATGAGCGGCCCGGTCACGATTGCGAGGGATGCGAATGGCGTTCCGCACATCCGCGGCACTGCGCGGAACGATGTCTTCGCGGCGCTCGGTGTTGCCCACGCACAGGATCGGCTGTGGCAGATGGAGGTGGCGCGCATGGCGGCGCAGGGCCGTCTCTCTGAAATGTTCGGCTCGACCACGCTCAATACGGATATCTTCCTGCGCAGTGTCGCCATCTACGATGCATCGGTTGCGTCGCTCGAAGCTCTGCCTAAGGCCGATCGCGAGGCACTCCAGCGCTATGCGGATGGCGTGAATGCCTGGCTGCAGCGCGACAACCGCTTCTTTGCCTCGCGCCTTCCAGTCGAATTCGTGGCGCTCGGCCATCAACCTGAGCCATGGACACCCGCCGACAGCGTCGCCGTCGTCAAGATGATGTCCGTTGGCCTCGCAGCCAATATCGGCGACGAGATCAACCGCCTCGCTTTTGCCCGCCAGGGCCTGAACTCCGAAGAGATTGCCGAGCTTATGCCTCTGGTCCCGGGGCTTGATGCACCGGCACTGCCGGACCTCATCGATTTGCTGGAGCTACGCGACGCCGCACCGCTGCGCGAAGCGGGTCTTCGCCCGCAACCCTTCGGTTTGATCGAGCATGGCGGCATGACGGGCGAGGGCGCTTCGAACAATTGGGTCGTGTCCGGCCAGCGCACCGATACAGGCCTTCCGATCCTTGCCAATGATCCGCATCTTGGCTTGAGCGCCCCATCGGTCTGGTACCTCGCGCATCTGCGTGTGGACGGCGCCGACGATGAGGCCGCGCAGAACCTCGTGGGTGCAACCCTTGCCGGCGCGCCGCTCGTGCTGCTTGGCCGCAACGACAATGTGGCCTGGGGCTTCACCAACACGGGTATCGACGCACAGGACCTCTTCATCGAGCAGGTGCGGCCGGGCGAGCCGGATCGCTACCGGACCCCGGACGGTTGGGCGCTGTTTGGCAGCCGCGAAGAGACGATCGTCATTTCCGGTGCCGAACCGCATCGTTTCACACGTCTCAGCACCAGACATGGTCCGGTTCTGCCGCCAAGCTACCGCAACCTGGATCGACTGCTGCCGGCAGACCATGTGGCGGCACTTCAATGGACGGCACTTGCTCGCGACGACACCACCATATCGGTCGGCCTTGCGCTCTGGGACTTCAAGACCGTCTCGGACTTCCAGGCCGGCATGGAAGGTTTCGTCACGCCGATGCAGTCCATCGTCGTTGCAGATCGGCGAGGCAACATTGGCTTGATTGCACCCGGCCGCGTGCCTGTCCGTCACCCCGACAATCTCGTGATTGGCCGTGCACCCGTTCCGGGGTGGGACGCGATCTATGACTGGCAGGGCTTCGTCGATTTCGAGGCGCTGCCGCGCGAGATCAACCCTCAGGTCGGCGCTATCGGAACGGCCAACACCCGGATCGTCGGTGACAATTATTCGGAGATGCTGACGCTCGACTGGGACGAGCCCTATCGCCAGCAGCGCGTGGATGCACTCATCGTCGATGCCGAAGACGAGCATACGGTCGAACTGTCGCGCGCGGCGCAAGCGGACGTCTATTCGCCGGTTTTCGCCGAGCTGATGCCGATGATGCTGTCGATGGCGCAAAGTGAAGGCGAAGGTGATCCTTTCGTCCTTGCGCTTTTGGCCGATTGGGATTTTCAGATGGCGCGGGAGCGCCCCGAGCCGCTCATCGCGATGGCATGGCTTCGCGAGGCGACGCGTGCGATTTTTGCCGATGATCTCGGCCCTGCCTTTGATGGCTGGTTCCAGGCGCACGGCCTCGTGTTGGCCAACGTGCTCGGTGGAAATACCAGTCGCGACTGGTGCGATGATGTCCACACCGAAGCGAGGGAAACCTGCGCCGCCATCGTGCGTCAGGCGCTTGATCGCGCACTGTTCGATATCGAGCGACGCTATGGTGACGATCGGAGTGCCTGGCGCTGGGGCGAAGCACACCGTGCGGTGAGCGTGCACCAGCCTTTTGGCCAGGTCTCTCCGCTTCACCGCATCTTCAACGTCGAAGTGGAAAGCGGTGGTGGGCCATTCACGCTCGACCGCGGCAGGACAGTGTTTTCGAACGAGGACGACCCCTTCGCGAACCGCCACGCGTCGAGCTACCGGGCGATCTACGATCTTGCCGATCTGGACGCATCCACGTTCATGATCACGACGGGTCAATCCGGCAACATCTTCTCTCGCCACTATAGCGATCTGGCCGAGCCGTGGAGCGATGTGGAAGGGCTGAGGATAGACACGGATCCTGCGAAATATGAGCCATCCGCCGAAGGCGCATGGCAAATAATTCCTTAACGCTTTCAGAGACTTTCATGGAAGTTGCTCTAGGTGTCCCGATATCGACGCACCGATGGAACTCTTTCGACGGATCGGGAGTTGATCCAGCAATCATTCGAGATGACGCCGTGGGCGAGGCCTGGGCGCTTCTACAATCGAGGCACTGTGGCTTGATCGACGGGCGTAAACCACCAACGGGTCGCCAAATTTCCGACGCTAAGGTTGCCGAACAGCTGCTCTATAGTCAGCACGCCATCGGTGACCCCTTCGCGGCGGCGATCAATGGTACCCGTATGGCCATGATCATCACTGGACCCTCGGAACAGGACAACCCGATCATCTTCGCCAACAAGGCGTTCTGTCGATTGACGGGATATGACCACGACGAGGTCATCGGGCACAATTGTCGCTTCATCCAGGGTCCCGACACGAGTCGACGTGCAGTCGAGCGGATTTCGCAAGCGATCAGGCGTGAAGAAGACGTTCACGTCGAACTGGTGAACTACCGCAAGGACGGTACCCCGTTCTGGAATTCGCTGTTCCTGTCGCCCGTCCGCAACAGCGAAGGCGAAGTGAAGTTTTTCTTCGGCTCGCAGCTCGATGTCAGCGACAAGAAGCAGACAGAATTCGATCTTCATTCTGTGAACGATGAATTGCGCGAGACAAAGACGTTGCTCGAGCAGCAGATCGACGATCGCACCGGCGAGCTGATGCGGCTCCTGTCTCAACGTTCGCGGCTGATCAACGAACTCGATCATCGCGTCAAAAATAATCTTCAGTTGATCAATTCTCTGCTGGGGTTTGAACTTCGCCGCGATCTCGGTCCGGAAGCTCGCGAAGTGGTCAATCGGCTCCATCAGCGCATCGATGCTTTGGGTCTTGCCCATAAGGACCAGCACAACAAGGAAGCGATCGGCTATTTCCGCGTCGACACCTTCGTCCGCATTCTGGTGAGCAAAGTGCTGACCAACCACCCGCGGAGGCATTCCGAGCCCGTGTACCAGATGGAAGAGGTGCTGCTGCCGATTGGTAAAGCGGCCCCGCTGGCACTCGCGCTCAATGAGTTCGTCCGCAGTCTCGTGTCCAACACCGAGGACATCGTTGACGGCGCCAAGTTGGAAATCAGCGCGCGCACGCAGAATGAGAAGCTCGTCATCGACGTCTCGTCGGCCGATTTGACGGAAGCAAGATGCCGTCGCGCCTTCGACGGCATCGAGGGATGGACGATGCGCCTCATCGAGCGGCAGCTTGAAGCCCGCATCGAATTTACGGATATGGATGGGCACTGCGGGGTGAAACTCGCGATGCCGCTCAACGGGGGGTCCCATGGCGATTGATCATCGCAAGCCGCGCAAGATCGTCATCATCGAAGACGAGGTGCTGCTGGCGCTGGATTTGGAAATGATCGCCGAGGATGTCGGCTTCACCGTCGCCGGCCAAGCCGGCCGCAAGAACGAAGCGATCGATGTCATTCAGCGCTCACGACCGGATCTGTGCCTGGTCGATGTCCATCTTCTGGACGGGCCCACCGGCGTCGATGTTGCCCGCTTCGCGGTTGAGAACACAAACGCACTCGTTGTGTTCGTCACGGCCAATCGAGCCGCCTTGCCAGAAGATCTGGTCGGCGCATACGGCATCATATCGAAGCCCTACACGGTCTCAGGCGTCAAAGACGCGCTGCGCCATCTGCTCGGCGTGATCAACGACAACAATGAAGCAGACGCCGTAACACCTGCGGAATTGCGCGCAGCTGCGCGCTGAACCTTACGCCAGCGCAGCCTCAGGCCTAAAGCGCAGCATTCTTTAGCGGAAAAGCGATCGTGACCTGCGCCCCTTCCGGTGGCCAGGCGAATTCCAACTTACCGCCCAATTGTCCTTCGACGCTGATTTTGGCAAGCCGGCTCCCGAAACCGCTGGGTTCGGGCGTCGATCGGATTTTGGGCCCACCGGTTTCCTTCCAATTCAAACGGAAGGCATCGCTGTCGGTTTCCCATTCGACGCTGATGCGTCCCTCGGATGTCGATAGAGCACCGTACTTCGCGGCGTTGGTTGCCATTTCGTGGATGACCAGCGCCATGCTGGTCGCGGCCTTTGAGCCAAGGACGATGGACGGGCCCTCGATCTTCATCCGCGAACCTTCGGCGTCCACATGTGGCGCCATGATCCGCTCGACCAGATCGTGGAAGGCGATGCGCCCGCCGTCGGCATCGGACCCGGCATCGTTCATGACCATGCCGTGCGCGTGGGACAATGCGCTGAGGCGTCCGGTCAGAATTCCGGCCATCTCTTTTGGCGTCGACGCGTTGCGCGCCGTCATGGTGACCATCGAGATCGCGACAGAGAAGAGGTTCTTGACGCGGTGGTTGAGTTCGCGGAGCAGCAACTCGCGGCCACGCGCCGATTTGACGCTCTCCGTGCGGTCCAGCCCCTGGACGAACACACCGGTGACCTGATCAGCGCTGTCGAAGATGGGATGATAGGTAAAATCGAGGAAGGCTTCGCTCTCCGGTCCGCCTTTTTCCTGCTGCAGCACGATGCGCGCGGCTTCACGGCTGATCGGCTCGCGCGTCTGATACACGCTGTCGAGCATTTCGTAGAAGCCTTGACCTGACAGCTCCGGCAAAGCCTTGCGCACCGGTTTCCCGACCAGATTTCGGCGGCCGACAAAGCGGGTGTAGGCCTCGTTGACGAAGGTGAACACATGCTCGGGACCAGAGAGAACCGCAATCATGCCCGGTGCCTGGTTGAACAGGCGGCGGAAATCGTTGTTCTCCTCAAGAAGCGCCTTTTGTGCTTCTTCGGCCTCCTGCGCACGACGGATGAGGGCCGTTTCGAGACCAACGGTTCGGAACGGCACGAAGGTCGAGCGTCGTAGGCGATGCAACTCCGTCACATCGACCGTGTTCTGCACAACGTGTGTCACGGTCCCTTCCTCATCATGGATGGGGAAGTGGATGGCCGTCCAATAGCGATCGTCAAAACCATCGCCCTTGGCATTGGGAATGGCATAATGGATGTGCGCCAGCGTGTCGGCCTTGCCGCTCCGCAAAACCCGGTTCAGCGAATCGCGCAGATCGCGTCCTGCCGGCCCATCATTCGGAAAGATATCGAAAATGCAGTTGCCGAGAAGGGCATCCAGGCTTTTGCCCGTCGCTTTGCAGTAGGCTGGATTTGCCGCGACGTAACGCAGCTGTGGGTCGAGTACCATGTAAGGGCTGGGGATTGCGTTGAACAGCTCCCCAAATCTCTCGAATTCCGCAGAAGCCACGCGCGCTTTCTTTCGATATCAAGTACCGGCGACGACAAGTCGATCGGCAAAAGTCGGAAACGATCTCGACAGCCAGGTAGAGTGACCGAGGAGCGGGAAGCTGTGTCCGTAAAAGCGCGTCCCTCGATTTTTCAAATCACATGAACATCCCGGTAGTCATCCATCGCCCAGAAGACATGGCATTTCAAGCATTTTCGCGGTTGTACGCAATTTGAGGAAATTCTTTTATACCGTATTTTCAGGCGGTTAACGTTTGAGATGACGCGTGAGGCGCCGTTCGAAGACGGCCCACAAATTGCGCAGCGCTTCCACGATCAGAAGATAGAAAACGGCGGCCCAGAGATAGGTCTGAAAGTCGAAGGTGCGGGAGAAGGCGCGCCGCGTTTCGCCCATCAGATCGAAGACCGTGATGATGGAAACGATCGCCGAGCCCTTGATCATCAAGATGATCTCGTTGCCATAGGGCCGAAGCGCCACCATCATCGCCTGCGGGAGGATGATCTTGCGGAAGGTGACGTTGCGCGGCAGGCCGAGCGCTGCAGCACCCTCGTGCTGGCCGACAGGAACGCTCGCGATCGCCCCGCGCAGGATTTCGGCCTGATAGGCGGCGGTATTGAGCGTGAAGGCGAAGAGGGCGCAGTACCAGGGCTCGCGGAAGAACGTCCAAAGCCCGACCGTCTCGAGAGCACCGCGGAACTGGCCAAGACCATAATAGATCAGGAAGAGCTGCGCGATCAGCGGCGTGCCGCGAAAGAAGTAGACGTAGACATAGGCAAGAGCGCCGAACACCTTGTTCGTCGACATGCGTCCAAGCGCGACCGGAACGGACAGGATGGCGCCGAGCACGACGGAAATGATGACCAGTTGCAGCGTGATCCAGAGGCCGCGCAGATAGCCGGGCCCGTACTGGATCATCTTCTGGCTGTCGTAGCTTCCCACCAGAAAGAGGAAAAGCGCGACGCTCCCGGCGATCCAGATCGCCAGGAAGAGGTGTCCGATGATGCGCGATGCCGACCAACCGGCTGCCAATGCAGGCGGAGGTGGCTCAGGCGGCAGCATGCGCTGGATGACGCTCATGTGCGGGCCTCGTCACGACCGGCCCACCGCTCGATGTAGTGGATGACGATCGAGGACAGCATGGCGAGGACGAGGTAGATCAGGCAGGCAAGACCGAAGAACATGAAGGCCTCGCGCGTCACGCGCGCAGCGATGCCGGTCTGGCGCAGGATATCGGCCAGGCCAATGACGGAAACGAGTGCCGTCTCCTTCAACAGGATCATCCACAAATTGCCGAGGCCAGGCAGCGCGATGCGCACCAATTGCGGGATGATGATGCGCCGCATGGTCGTGCTTCGCCGAAGGCCGAGCGCCGCGCCCGCCTCATACTGCCCGCTCGGAATGGCGTGAAAGGCAGAGACGAGCACTTCGCTCGAATAGGCCGAGAAGACGAGGCCAAGGGCGACCATGCCGGCCAGAAAAGCGTTGATCTCGATCGTTGTCGACGAACCCATGGCCGAGAGCAGGTTCTGCAGGCCGATCTGCGCGCCGTAATAGACGAGAAACAGCGTCAACAGTTCAGGCAGGCCGCGAAAGATCGTGGTGTAGATATCGGCCGCCAGCCGCAAGGACTTTTCCTTGCTCTGCTTGGCGAGCGCCAGCATGAAGCCGGCGAAAAGGCCGACGGGAAGCGTCGCCAGTGCAAGGGACACGGTGACAAACACGCCGGATGCGATCTCGTCGCCCCAGCCGGTATCGCCACAGGCAAGTAGGCTGTCAGAGGGAAAGAGACGGAAGATGCCAAGGGTGCCGCATAGCGGATCGAGCCAAGTCATCAGGGCTTGAAGCATTGCCGCTATCCCGTTTCCCCATCATCCATGCCGCGATGGATGCACAAAGCCATCATGGCCGGTTTTGAGCCGGCCGGCCATGATGGAGTTCGAATGATCGTCGGGCTTAGCTGCCGTAGACGTCGACGTCGAAATACTTGTCGTTGATTTCCTGATAGGTGCCGTTTTCGCGGATGGCCAGGATGGCTGCGTTGAACTTCTCGCGAAGCTCATCTTCACCTGGACGGACAGCGATGCCAGCGCCTTCGCCGTTGATGACCGGATCGGTTTCCAGCGTGTCGAGAAGCTTGCAACAGGCGCCGTCCTCGGAATCGAGCCATTCACCGAGAACGATGACGTCGTCGATGACGGCATCGATACGACCGGATGCGATGTCGAGCTTGTACTCGTCGGCGGTCGGATAGAGACGCAGATCAGCCGACGGCAGCTTCTCTTCAGCGTAGTTTGAATGCGTCGTGGAGGACTGCGCGCCGAGCGCGATGCCGGAGAGCGCTTCGTCGGTGGCTTCGGTCAATTCGCTGTCGTTCGGCACGGCGATGGCTGGCGGCGTGTTGTAGTACTTCTCGGTGAAGTCGACCTGCTGCTTGCGCTCCTCGGTGATCGACATGGATGCGATGATCGCATCGAAACGGCCAGCGAGCAGACCGGGGATGATGCCGTCCCAGTCGGAGGTCACGAATTCGCACTGGACTTCCATCTCTTCCCAAAGGGCGTTTGCGATGTCGATGTCGAAACCGGTCAGGGTGCCGTCAGCTTCGAGCACGTTGAAGGGCGGGTAGGCGCCTTCGGTGCCGATGCGCACGACTTCTTGGGCGCTGGCTGCTCCCATCGTCAGGGCGAGGGTTGCTGCCGAGGCTGCAAGCATGAACTTTTGAATGCGCATTATGGTCCTCTCTGTGGTTAAGCCGGTGCCCCGTTGTCCATCTTCGGCGTCGGGGTCTGATTGAAGCGCTTTGAATGGGATTAATGCGGACGCCATTCGCAATTGCAATAAAAATCCAAATTGACGTTAGCGGCCTGCACGTAAGTTTTCAAAGGCCGAATTCGTTAAAGGGGATAAAAGCGACACGGTCGCCTTCGCGCACCTCGTTCACCGCTTCATCAAGCTCGATCAGCCCGGTCGCCTGCCGCAGTCCTGTGATGAGCCCTGAGCCGTCGCGTGGAAATTTTTCGATGCGGGTGATGCCGTCAGGGCCGATCGCAAGCCAGCCCCGAAGAAATTCGCGGCGGTCGGTCTTCTTGCGGGCGATGTGGAATGCTGCGGGCAGCTGGTAGCGGACAGGTTCAAGGGCCTGCCCGCCGCCCAGGATCGTCAATGCGGGCCGAACATAGAGCAGGAAGCAGACGAGAACGGCGACCGGGTTACCCGGCAGGCCGAAAAACACGCAATCCCCCTGGTCCGTGGGAATTTGGCCCACCACCATCGGCCGCCCGGGCTTGACGGCGATCTGCCATAGATGCCGCTTGCCGAGCGAATCGAGCGTCGTCACCACATGGTCTTCCTCGCCACGCGATGCGCCACCGGTGCTGAGGATCACGTCATGCTTACCGGCTGCATCTTCGATCGTACGCGCAATGAGGGAAGCGTCGTCCTTGAGGATGCCGAGATCGGTGATCTCGATCGGCAACGTCTCAGCCAACGCGGCCAGCATGGTGCGATTGCTATCGAAAACCAGTCCGGGTTGGAACGGATCGGCGCTGCCCGGCTCGACAAGCTCGTTGCCCGTGGAGAGCACAGCAATCCGCAGGCGGCGATAGACGGGCACCTGGTCGAACCCGAAGGAGGCAATCGCGGCAAGATCCTGCGCCCGAAGTCGGACGCACGGTTCGATCGCGATCGACCCCTGCGCGACATCCTCGCCGGCACGCCGTCGATTGGCGCCAGGCTTCAGGCCTTTGGGTACGGTGACCGTCGAACCGTCCTCCGAAAGCTCGCAATCTTCCTGCATGGCAACGGTGTCCGCGCCGGTCGGCATTGCTGCACCGGTGAAGATGCGTGCCGCTTCGCCTTTGCCGATCTCGACGGGGGCGAGGTCCCCTGCGGCGATGCGCGTGCGGATACCGAGCGTGTTGCGCTTGAAGTAGTCGGCATAGGCGAAGGCATAGCCATCGACCGCGGAATTGTCGGAGAAGGGAACGTCGCGCGGGGCCGCGATCTGCTCAGCGAGGATCCTGCCGGCTGCCTCCCGCAGAGGGACCAATTCCGTCGGCACGATGGGCGAGAGCCGCTCGGAGATCAAAGCGAGCACTTCTGAATGCCGCATGCGGTCACGGTCGTGCAGAAAACAATCGTCGAGAAGCCGGCGTCCCGCACTCATGATGCAGCTCTCCGACGCTTGGCCAAGCCCGTGACGCGCTCGATGAAGTCGGAGATGGCGATGGTGTCGTCCAGGTCGAAGACCGGCAGATGGTCTTCGGTCACAGGATGATCGGAAGCGATCGCGATGATGCCCGGATCGCCGGCTGCCAATGGTTCACGGTTGGCGGCATCGAGCCGTCGGGCTTCGATCTTGGGATGGTTTTCGCGCTTGTAGCCTTCGATGACCACCAGGTCGCAAGGGGCCAGGCGCTCGAGAATATCTTCAAGCGCAGGCTCGGCTTCCTGACGCAGTTCGTGCATAAGCGCCCAGCGCTTGCCGGAAACGATCGCCACTTCGCCCGCTCCGGCTTGGCGATGACGCCAGCTGTCGGTGTTTTCCCTGTCGATGTCGAACTCGTGATGGGCATGCTTCACGGTGGAGATGCGCCAGCCCCTGCGGGTGAGTTCCTCGACGATGCGCACGGTCAGGCCCGTCTTGCCGGAGTTTTTCCATCCGGTGACGCCGAAGACGCGCTGGGAGTGTCTCGTCATGAAATCTTCTGCTCCCGAAGGAAATATTCGGCTTCGATCATATCGTCCGGCGTGTTGGCGTTGAAGAACGGATCGAAGCTTCGTTCGCCGTGTCTTACCAAATCAAAGTCCACTGTCGCCAGCCTGTGGCGATGGACCCAAGCCAGCACCTTGAAGGTGTCGCTTTCCTTCAGCCATGTCTCCAGATCGTCGGCGAGCGCGACCGGCCACAGGCCAAAGACGGGATGACGATTGCCGCCGGAGGTGGCGAGAACAATTGTGTCAGGTGTCGTTACCACCTCGGCGAAGCGCTCCACCAAATCGAGCGGGAAGAACGGTGTATCGCTGGCAGCCGTTGCGACATGGCTGATCGGCTCATCCATGGCTTGTGCATGGCGCATGCCGGCAAGAACGCCAGCAAGCGGCCCGGCGAAGTCGCCGACAGTGTCAGCAATGACAGGCAGGCCGTAATCCGCAAAGCGGTCAGCATCGCCATTGGCGTTGAGAACAAGTGCGGACACCTGGGGTTCGAGCCGACCGATGACGCGGGTCAGCATAGGGGCGCCGCCGAGCTTTAACAGCGCCTTGTCACCGCCTCCCATGCGCCGCGAGAGACCGCCTGCCAGAACGCAGCCGAGGATGTCATTCCTGGAGGGGCCAGTCATGCTTCGGCCTCGATCTCGCGTCGGCTGCCCTTGCGCCCGGATCGGCCCTCTTCATCCGGCACCTTGTCGGGATCGAGATCGAAGATGATGCGCTCGGTACCGGCCAGCGCGACGAAGCGCTTTCCGCGCGCACGGCCGATGAGCGTCAGGCCGATCTTGCGGGCGAGTTCGACACCCCAGGCGGTAAAGCCTGAACGCGATACCAGGATGGGGATGCCCATCATGGCGGTCTTGATGACCATCTCGGACGTAAGGCGACCGGTCGTATAGAAGATCTTGTCGGACGGGTCCTCGTTCGTCTGGAACATCCAGCCGGCGATCTTGTCGACGGCGTTGTGACGACCGACATCTTCCATGTAGACGAGCGGCCGATCTTCCTCGCACAGCACGCAGCCATGAATCGCGCCTGCCTCGAGGTAGAGCGATGGAGCGGTGTTGATCTTGTGCGTCAGGGCATAGAGCCACGATGTGCGAAGCCGGGCATCCTTGGACAATGAAATGCTGTCCAGATTGTCCATGATGTCGCCAAAGACCGTGCCCTGGGCGCAGCCCGAGGTGCGGACCTTCTTCTTCAGCTTGTCCTCGTAGTTTGTCTCTTCCTCAGTGCGCACGACGACGACTTCGAGCTCTTCATCGTAGTCGATGCCGGTGACGCGGTCGGTTGGCTTCAGCATGTTCTGGTTCAGCAGGTAGCCGAGTGCCAGAAGGTCGGGATGGTCGCCGATCGTCATCATGGTGACGATCTCCCGGGCGTTCAGATAAAGCGTCAACGCCTTTTCGGTCACCACCCGCGTATCGACCGCATTGCCGTTCTGATCGATGCCTTCGACGATCGTCGAGAGCCGCTGATCGGTCGCGTCGGGCCGAACGATGAATTCACGTTCCGTCAAAATACTCTCCGTCGGACCTTATTCGTCGTCCATCACGATGCCGGCCGACCGGTCCTGACGCACAACATAGAGGACGTAGAGCGCCGCCGCGACCCCTGCGATCGAGGAGGAGAACATGACGTAGAGAAGCGGATATGGGCCGGACTCCTCCGACAGAAGCGAACCGGCCAGCACCGACAGCAGCGCGCCGCCACCGATCATCAATGCCCCACCGAGTCCCGAAGCCGACCCGGCAAGGCGCGGCCTGACCGACACGATGCCCGCATTGGCATTGGGAAGCGCCATGCCGTTGCCGAAGCCGACGAAGAAGATCGGCCCGAAGAACGCCATGGGGTGGAAGAGGCCGGACCAGAAGAGCCCGATCGAGAGGGCCATGCCGAGGGCGGAGATCAAATTGCCGATCACCATCATGGCATTCAGCCCGACATTGACGGAGAACCGCGCCGTCAGAAAATTGCCAATCATGTAGCCGAAGGCGATGAAGAAGAAGTGGTAGCCGAGTTCGGCCGGGGTCATGCCGAGAATGACGTTCGCCACATAGGGGCCGCCACCCAGGAA from Georhizobium profundi includes these protein-coding regions:
- a CDS encoding ABC transporter substrate-binding protein, yielding MRIQKFMLAASAATLALTMGAASAQEVVRIGTEGAYPPFNVLEADGTLTGFDIDIANALWEEMEVQCEFVTSDWDGIIPGLLAGRFDAIIASMSITEERKQQVDFTEKYYNTPPAIAVPNDSELTEATDEALSGIALGAQSSTTHSNYAEEKLPSADLRLYPTADEYKLDIASGRIDAVIDDVIVLGEWLDSEDGACCKLLDTLETDPVINGEGAGIAVRPGEDELREKFNAAILAIRENGTYQEINDKYFDVDVYGS
- the glp gene encoding gephyrin-like molybdotransferase Glp — translated: MSAGRRLLDDCFLHDRDRMRHSEVLALISERLSPIVPTELVPLREAAGRILAEQIAAPRDVPFSDNSAVDGYAFAYADYFKRNTLGIRTRIAAGDLAPVEIGKGEAARIFTGAAMPTGADTVAMQEDCELSEDGSTVTVPKGLKPGANRRRAGEDVAQGSIAIEPCVRLRAQDLAAIASFGFDQVPVYRRLRIAVLSTGNELVEPGSADPFQPGLVFDSNRTMLAALAETLPIEITDLGILKDDASLIARTIEDAAGKHDVILSTGGASRGEEDHVVTTLDSLGKRHLWQIAVKPGRPMVVGQIPTDQGDCVFFGLPGNPVAVLVCFLLYVRPALTILGGGQALEPVRYQLPAAFHIARKKTDRREFLRGWLAIGPDGITRIEKFPRDGSGLITGLRQATGLIELDEAVNEVREGDRVAFIPFNEFGL
- the mobB gene encoding molybdopterin-guanine dinucleotide biosynthesis protein B, coding for MTRHSQRVFGVTGWKNSGKTGLTVRIVEELTRRGWRISTVKHAHHEFDIDRENTDSWRHRQAGAGEVAIVSGKRWALMHELRQEAEPALEDILERLAPCDLVVIEGYKRENHPKIEARRLDAANREPLAAGDPGIIAIASDHPVTEDHLPVFDLDDTIAISDFIERVTGLAKRRRAAS
- the mobA gene encoding molybdenum cofactor guanylyltransferase MobA; this encodes MTGPSRNDILGCVLAGGLSRRMGGGDKALLKLGGAPMLTRVIGRLEPQVSALVLNANGDADRFADYGLPVIADTVGDFAGPLAGVLAGMRHAQAMDEPISHVATAASDTPFFPLDLVERFAEVVTTPDTIVLATSGGNRHPVFGLWPVALADDLETWLKESDTFKVLAWVHRHRLATVDFDLVRHGERSFDPFFNANTPDDMIEAEYFLREQKIS
- the fdhD gene encoding formate dehydrogenase accessory sulfurtransferase FdhD, whose product is MTEREFIVRPDATDQRLSTIVEGIDQNGNAVDTRVVTEKALTLYLNAREIVTMMTIGDHPDLLALGYLLNQNMLKPTDRVTGIDYDEELEVVVVRTEEETNYEDKLKKKVRTSGCAQGTVFGDIMDNLDSISLSKDARLRTSWLYALTHKINTAPSLYLEAGAIHGCVLCEEDRPLVYMEDVGRHNAVDKIAGWMFQTNEDPSDKIFYTTGRLTSEMVIKTAMMGIPILVSRSGFTAWGVELARKIGLTLIGRARGKRFVALAGTERIIFDLDPDKVPDEEGRSGRKGSRREIEAEA